In Aquimarina spinulae, a single window of DNA contains:
- a CDS encoding pyruvate dehydrogenase complex dihydrolipoamide acetyltransferase — MATVINMPRLSDTMEEGVVAKWLVKKGDKISEGDILAEIETDKATMEFESFYEGTLLHVGIEEGETAPVDQLLAIIGEENEDISDLLNGNTTPNAESVKEEKVEELAPVSNQTATIPDGVEIITMPRLSDTMEEGTVATWLKKVGDTVEEGDILAEIETDKATMEFESFYNGTLLHIGIEEGQTAPVDVLLAIIGPAGTDISALKDGVPVTAAVQDAAPAKAETTVATSQGNGTSGGRIFASPLAKKIAADKGIDLSLVKGTGENGRVVKKDVESFTPSVTAASASTSQPVKETTSAPVVQTYTPAGEESFEEVKNSQMRKAIAKSLSASKFNAPHYYLTIEVNMGNAMASRKKINELPDVKVSFNDMVVKACALALRKHPQVNTQWTDVATRYAKHINVGVAVAVPDGLVVPVLPFTDHMSLTQIGAKVKDLAGRARNKKLTPQEMSGSTFTVSNLGMFGIQEFTSIINQPNSAILSVGAIVEKPVVKDGQIVVGNTMKVTLACDHRTVDGATGAQFLQTLKQYLENPVTMLA, encoded by the coding sequence ATGGCTACAGTAATTAATATGCCGCGATTGAGCGACACCATGGAAGAAGGAGTGGTTGCGAAGTGGCTTGTTAAAAAAGGAGATAAAATTAGTGAAGGAGATATCCTTGCTGAAATAGAAACAGATAAAGCGACAATGGAGTTCGAATCTTTTTATGAAGGAACATTACTTCATGTGGGGATCGAAGAAGGTGAGACAGCTCCGGTAGATCAATTACTCGCAATTATCGGAGAAGAAAACGAAGATATTTCTGATTTATTAAACGGAAATACTACACCAAATGCAGAATCGGTAAAAGAAGAAAAAGTAGAAGAATTAGCTCCCGTTTCTAATCAAACTGCTACAATTCCTGATGGCGTAGAGATTATTACAATGCCACGCCTTAGTGATACCATGGAAGAAGGAACCGTAGCTACCTGGTTAAAAAAAGTAGGAGATACCGTTGAAGAAGGAGATATTCTAGCCGAAATAGAGACAGATAAAGCTACTATGGAGTTTGAGTCATTCTATAACGGAACCTTGTTACATATTGGAATAGAAGAAGGGCAAACTGCTCCGGTAGATGTTTTATTGGCAATAATTGGCCCTGCAGGAACAGATATATCTGCACTTAAAGATGGCGTTCCTGTAACAGCAGCAGTACAAGATGCTGCACCTGCAAAAGCAGAAACAACAGTTGCAACTTCACAAGGAAATGGAACATCGGGAGGGCGAATATTTGCTTCTCCGTTAGCAAAGAAAATAGCAGCAGATAAAGGAATAGACCTTTCTCTGGTAAAAGGAACAGGCGAAAACGGACGTGTTGTAAAGAAAGATGTAGAATCATTTACACCTTCTGTAACAGCAGCTAGTGCTAGTACGTCACAACCAGTTAAAGAAACAACTTCTGCTCCTGTAGTACAAACATATACGCCGGCAGGAGAAGAAAGTTTTGAAGAAGTGAAAAATTCGCAAATGCGTAAAGCTATTGCAAAAAGTCTTTCGGCTTCAAAATTTAATGCACCGCACTACTACCTTACTATCGAGGTAAATATGGGAAATGCAATGGCATCGCGTAAGAAGATTAATGAATTACCAGATGTTAAAGTGTCTTTTAATGATATGGTGGTTAAAGCATGTGCATTGGCACTTCGTAAACACCCACAGGTTAATACGCAGTGGACAGATGTAGCGACCAGATATGCTAAACATATTAATGTTGGGGTTGCTGTAGCGGTACCAGATGGATTGGTAGTTCCTGTTTTGCCTTTTACCGACCATATGTCTCTTACTCAAATAGGAGCTAAGGTTAAAGATTTAGCAGGTAGAGCCCGTAATAAAAAATTAACTCCGCAGGAAATGAGTGGTAGTACATTTACGGTATCTAATCTAGGGATGTTCGGAATCCAGGAATTTACTTCTATTATTAATCAACCTAATTCTGCTATACTTTCGGTTGGTGCTATTGTAGAAAAACCAGTTGTTAAAGATGGTCAGATTGTAGTTGGTAATACAATGAAAGTGACCTTAGCTTGTGATCACAGAACTGTAGATGGGGCAACAGGAGCTCAGTTTTTACAAACGTTAAAACAGTATCTTGAAAATCCAGTTACTATGCTTGCGTAG
- a CDS encoding SDR family NAD(P)-dependent oxidoreductase, with product MKNIIITGASRGIGYEMAKLFADEGHQVLALSRNEKPIDALQHKNIHTFSFDICSPKDLEKMSSYISSSWKQVDILINNAGKLLNKPFGEISTQDFEEVYKVNVFGVAEITRLTLPHMKPGSHVVTVSSMGGIQGSMKFPGLAAYSSSKGAVITLNELLAEEYKESGIGFNVLALGAVQTEMLEEAFPGYQAPLTAIEMAEYIKEFSLTGNKFYNGKALQVSSSTP from the coding sequence ATGAAAAATATTATCATAACAGGTGCAAGTAGAGGTATTGGGTATGAAATGGCAAAGCTATTTGCCGACGAAGGTCACCAGGTGTTAGCATTATCAAGGAATGAAAAACCTATCGATGCTCTTCAACATAAAAACATACATACATTTTCTTTTGATATCTGTAGCCCAAAAGACCTTGAAAAGATGAGTAGCTACATCTCTTCTTCATGGAAACAGGTGGATATTTTGATCAATAACGCCGGTAAATTATTAAATAAACCTTTTGGTGAAATCTCTACTCAGGATTTTGAAGAGGTATATAAGGTAAATGTTTTTGGAGTAGCCGAAATTACACGTTTAACTTTGCCTCATATGAAACCCGGTAGTCATGTTGTTACAGTGAGTAGTATGGGAGGTATACAGGGAAGTATGAAGTTTCCTGGGTTAGCCGCTTATAGTTCTAGTAAAGGTGCGGTGATTACCTTAAACGAGCTATTGGCAGAAGAATATAAAGAAAGTGGTATTGGTTTTAATGTGCTTGCTCTTGGAGCTGTGCAGACCGAAATGCTGGAAGAAGCATTTCCGGGGTATCAGGCACCTTTAACAGCCATAGAAATGGCAGAATATATAAAAGAATTCTCCTTAACCGGAAATAAATTTTATAACGGAAAAGCTCTTCAGGTGTCTAGTAGTACACCATGA
- a CDS encoding UDP-N-acetylmuramoyl-tripeptide--D-alanyl-D-alanine ligase — MTITQIHQLFLVSNGVCTDTRKIEPNVIFFALKGEKFNGNTYAQKALEHGAAYAIIDEVAFKTTEKHILVDDVLQTLQDLASFHRKHLNIPIIALTGSNGKTTTKELINSVLSSSFKTTATIGNLNNHIGVPLTLLSMTKETQIGIVEMGANHLEEIAFLCSIATPDYGYITNIGKAHLEGFGSIEGVLKGKTELYDYLKKHNKLVFLNLEDKKLVNASSGIKTYSFSQSNTSDVIIKLTGIDPNVIISYQDSTIHSNLIGQYNFTNIAAAIAIGSHFKISIDKIKHAIESYTPTNNRSQIIKKGDHTIILDAYNANPSSMEAAIHNFVQLQYNTKIVFLGDMFELGDDTALEHQKITDQISNTETEEIYLIGTHFFATKCTNPHVHKFKSYEDLEVNWALKNQKDVILIKGSRGMKLERILDLL, encoded by the coding sequence ATGACCATCACCCAAATACATCAATTATTCCTAGTCAGCAATGGCGTATGTACAGATACTCGAAAAATAGAGCCTAATGTTATCTTTTTTGCTTTAAAAGGAGAAAAATTTAATGGAAACACATATGCACAAAAAGCCTTGGAACATGGAGCAGCATATGCAATAATTGATGAAGTAGCATTTAAAACAACAGAAAAACATATTCTTGTAGATGATGTTCTACAAACGCTACAAGACTTAGCTTCGTTTCATCGTAAGCACTTAAATATTCCTATTATCGCTTTAACCGGAAGCAATGGAAAAACCACCACAAAAGAATTAATCAACAGTGTCCTTTCTTCTTCTTTTAAGACTACTGCAACGATAGGCAATCTCAACAACCATATCGGAGTTCCTCTTACACTTTTATCAATGACAAAGGAAACTCAAATAGGAATTGTAGAAATGGGAGCCAATCACCTGGAGGAAATTGCATTTTTATGCTCTATTGCCACGCCAGACTATGGATATATTACAAATATTGGAAAAGCTCACCTAGAAGGTTTTGGTAGTATAGAAGGTGTCTTAAAAGGAAAAACAGAACTTTATGATTATCTAAAAAAGCACAACAAATTAGTTTTTCTTAATCTTGAGGATAAAAAGTTAGTAAATGCATCTTCTGGAATAAAAACGTATAGTTTTTCACAATCTAATACCAGTGATGTAATTATTAAATTAACGGGTATCGATCCTAATGTAATTATTTCTTACCAAGATAGTACCATACACAGTAACTTAATAGGCCAGTACAACTTTACAAATATTGCAGCTGCTATCGCTATTGGGTCTCATTTCAAAATTAGTATAGACAAGATCAAACATGCAATAGAATCCTATACTCCTACAAATAATCGTTCACAAATCATTAAAAAAGGAGATCATACCATTATTCTGGATGCCTATAATGCAAATCCATCAAGCATGGAAGCTGCTATACATAATTTCGTTCAATTACAATACAATACTAAAATTGTCTTTTTGGGAGATATGTTTGAATTGGGTGATGATACAGCTCTAGAGCATCAAAAAATAACAGACCAGATAAGCAATACAGAAACAGAAGAAATATATTTAATCGGGACTCATTTTTTTGCCACTAAATGTACTAATCCGCATGTTCATAAATTTAAATCTTATGAAGACCTTGAGGTAAATTGGGCTCTAAAAAATCAAAAAGATGTAATTCTAATCAAAGGATCCCGAGGCATGAAGCTAGAAAGAATTCTAGACCTTCTTTAA
- a CDS encoding DUF4349 domain-containing protein, giving the protein MKTNKFKISRIIILIGITLLGYSCANSENKYALDSEHIMLEDTGETPVLSSVESEEQTKEATLLDSDRLKTKKNNVDTKLKIIKNANCRIKVKDVEEATLLARKIALKYQGYISDERFTNTNYTKENRFTIRIPQDQFDTVLDSVCGLAEFVDYKNISTVDVTEEYIDITSRLQTKLDVKERYETILKTRAKTVEDILKTEEKLSLLQEEIESAQGRLKYLSNKVSYSTVQVDVYQTIIPKDEPVGYEPHFLDKAKQGLSFGWSIIENLTLLLFYIWPLLVLGGVIFVYFKWVKK; this is encoded by the coding sequence ATGAAAACGAACAAATTTAAAATAAGCAGAATAATAATTTTAATTGGAATTACCTTATTAGGATATTCTTGTGCTAATAGTGAAAACAAATATGCATTAGACTCAGAACATATTATGCTCGAAGATACTGGAGAAACTCCCGTATTGTCAAGTGTTGAATCTGAAGAACAAACAAAAGAAGCTACACTACTGGATAGTGATAGATTGAAAACTAAAAAAAATAATGTCGATACCAAGCTAAAGATTATTAAGAATGCTAATTGTCGAATTAAAGTTAAAGATGTTGAAGAAGCAACACTATTGGCTAGAAAAATTGCTTTAAAATACCAAGGATATATTTCTGACGAGCGATTCACAAATACAAATTATACTAAAGAAAACCGTTTTACAATAAGAATTCCTCAAGACCAGTTTGATACTGTTTTGGATAGTGTATGTGGATTGGCAGAATTCGTGGATTATAAAAATATATCTACAGTAGATGTAACCGAAGAATATATTGATATTACATCACGATTACAAACAAAGTTGGATGTAAAAGAGCGTTATGAAACCATTTTAAAAACAAGAGCTAAAACGGTAGAAGACATTTTAAAAACCGAAGAAAAGCTTAGTTTGCTTCAGGAAGAAATCGAATCTGCCCAGGGAAGATTAAAATATTTAAGTAATAAGGTATCGTATAGTACGGTTCAGGTAGATGTATATCAAACTATAATTCCAAAAGATGAACCTGTAGGATACGAACCTCATTTTTTAGATAAAGCAAAACAAGGATTGTCTTTTGGTTGGTCGATTATAGAAAACCTAACATTATTATTGTTTTATATCTGGCCATTACTAGTATTAGGGGGTGTAATCTTTGTGTATTTTAAATGGGTAAAAAAGTAA
- the gldJ gene encoding gliding motility lipoprotein GldJ: protein MKNAFIFKSLMALSISVLLFSCSKNDYGSSSRATGWKYNSKDGGFQVQTNYKEQETGPGLVFIEGGTFTMGRVQDDVMHDWNNTPTQQHVQSFYMDETEVTNVMYLEYLDWLKGVYPPTEPKYRNIYYGALPDTLVWRNRLGFNEMMTNNYLRHPAYANYPVVGVNWIQAIEFSNWRTNRVNERILEEEDVIKKNAPFEDVSAESTFDTDTYLNAPSQTYGGNDEATRGGRASERYAKTNDSTGLYIQRKDGLLLPKYRLPTEAEWEYAALGLVEIRSYNIYRGRKKYPWTGKYTRSGKRRTRGDQLANFKQGDGDYGGIAGWSDDGADITAPVKSYNPNDYGLYDMAGNVAEWVSDVYRPIVDDEYNDFNYYRGNVYTKNAINPDGTVKIVMTDSIVYDTLSNGKIIARVLPGGILQVPIDEQETYMRTNFTDSDNRNYRDGDKSSSRYYEGFQDQATPNRRMYNAPIHYVGPDAEDSTQMDRRYDESSKRTTIVDDEVRVYKGGSWKDRAYWLDPAQRRFLPQDMATDYIGFRNAMSRVGTKARKKKTPRHQKPKG from the coding sequence ATGAAAAACGCGTTTATTTTTAAGTCGCTAATGGCGCTTTCCATTAGTGTTTTACTGTTTAGTTGTTCTAAGAACGATTATGGGAGCAGTTCTAGAGCCACAGGTTGGAAATACAATTCCAAAGATGGTGGATTTCAGGTACAGACAAATTACAAAGAGCAAGAAACTGGCCCTGGTTTAGTATTTATTGAAGGAGGTACATTCACTATGGGACGTGTACAAGATGATGTAATGCATGACTGGAACAATACTCCAACTCAGCAACATGTTCAATCCTTTTACATGGATGAAACCGAAGTTACCAATGTAATGTATCTGGAATATCTTGATTGGTTAAAAGGAGTATACCCTCCTACAGAACCAAAATACAGAAACATATATTATGGTGCTCTTCCTGACACCTTAGTTTGGAGAAATCGACTTGGTTTTAATGAAATGATGACCAATAATTACTTACGTCATCCTGCGTATGCTAATTATCCTGTTGTAGGGGTAAATTGGATTCAAGCAATAGAATTCAGTAATTGGAGGACTAACCGCGTTAATGAAAGAATTCTTGAAGAAGAAGATGTAATTAAAAAGAATGCTCCTTTTGAAGATGTTTCTGCAGAAAGCACTTTTGACACAGATACATATTTAAACGCTCCTTCACAAACTTATGGAGGTAATGATGAAGCTACCAGAGGTGGTAGAGCATCAGAAAGATATGCAAAAACTAACGACTCTACAGGACTATATATACAACGTAAAGATGGATTACTTTTACCCAAATACAGACTCCCAACCGAAGCTGAATGGGAATATGCTGCTTTAGGGTTAGTAGAAATTAGAAGTTATAACATCTATAGAGGTAGAAAAAAATATCCATGGACTGGAAAATACACACGTTCTGGAAAAAGAAGAACTCGTGGAGATCAATTAGCTAACTTTAAGCAAGGTGATGGTGATTATGGTGGAATCGCTGGATGGAGTGATGATGGTGCAGATATTACTGCTCCTGTAAAATCTTACAATCCTAACGATTATGGTTTATATGATATGGCAGGGAATGTTGCAGAATGGGTATCCGATGTTTACAGACCTATTGTAGATGATGAATATAATGATTTTAACTACTATAGAGGAAATGTATATACCAAAAACGCTATCAATCCTGATGGAACTGTAAAAATCGTTATGACAGATTCTATAGTATACGATACACTTAGTAATGGTAAAATTATAGCTCGAGTATTACCTGGTGGAATTTTACAAGTTCCTATCGATGAGCAGGAAACATACATGAGAACTAATTTTACTGATAGTGATAACAGAAACTATAGAGATGGTGATAAAAGTTCTTCTAGATATTACGAAGGATTTCAAGATCAAGCTACTCCTAACAGAAGAATGTATAATGCACCTATTCATTACGTAGGTCCTGATGCAGAAGATAGCACACAAATGGACAGAAGATACGATGAGTCTAGTAAGAGAACTACCATTGTTGATGATGAAGTACGTGTATACAAAGGTGGTTCCTGGAAAGACAGAGCCTATTGGTTAGATCCCGCACAAAGAAGGTTCTTACCACAAGATATGGCTACCGATTATATTGGTTTCAGAAATGCAATGTCTCGTGTTGGTACCAAAGCCAGAAAGAAAAAAACACCTAGACACCAGAAACCAAAAGGATAA
- the porV gene encoding type IX secretion system outer membrane channel protein PorV, with translation MKRLLTLSLLCVTVFTFKTQAQEQNRAITTATPFLLIAADARAAGLADQGVATSPDAFSQQWNPAKYAFIKNKQGVGVNYTPYLSNLVNDIFLGNVNYYNRLNERSAVAASFRYFSLGDIEFRQGPNDEPNVQKPNELTLDISYALKLSDRFSMAVAGRYLRSDLRLQGLGADASAAGSFGVDIAGFYRSDEIAFNSFNGRWRAGATISNIGPKIKYDDAGQENFIPTNFRLGAAFDFILNEDNRITPSLEFSKLLVPTPLDPDTNGDGNITAEEQQAANDEYNDKSAFGSIFSSWGDAPDGFSEELKEITWALGAEYMYRDVFAFRAGYFNESEEKGARKFLSLGAGFRYNIVNLDISYLFSTSSVRSPLEGTLRFGLSFNFGDEYYD, from the coding sequence ATGAAAAGATTATTAACCCTTAGCCTATTGTGTGTTACAGTTTTCACTTTTAAAACTCAGGCTCAGGAACAAAACAGAGCAATAACAACTGCTACTCCATTTTTATTAATAGCTGCAGATGCAAGAGCGGCTGGTTTAGCAGATCAAGGGGTTGCTACTTCTCCAGATGCATTTTCACAACAATGGAATCCAGCTAAATATGCATTCATAAAAAATAAGCAAGGGGTTGGGGTTAACTATACTCCTTACTTAAGTAATCTGGTTAATGACATATTCTTGGGGAATGTGAATTATTATAATCGTCTTAATGAGCGAAGTGCTGTAGCAGCGAGTTTTAGATATTTTAGCTTAGGGGATATAGAATTTAGACAAGGGCCTAATGATGAGCCTAATGTTCAAAAACCAAATGAATTAACCCTTGATATTTCATATGCATTAAAACTTAGTGATAGATTCTCTATGGCTGTAGCGGGTCGCTACTTACGTTCTGATCTTAGATTACAAGGTCTTGGGGCAGATGCTAGTGCAGCAGGAAGTTTTGGTGTAGATATCGCTGGTTTTTATAGAAGTGATGAGATTGCTTTTAATTCTTTTAATGGTAGATGGAGAGCAGGAGCTACGATTTCTAATATAGGACCAAAAATAAAATATGATGATGCAGGTCAAGAAAACTTTATCCCTACTAATTTTAGATTAGGAGCTGCATTCGATTTTATTCTTAATGAAGATAATCGAATTACACCTTCGTTAGAGTTTAGTAAATTACTTGTGCCAACTCCATTAGATCCAGACACTAACGGTGATGGTAATATTACAGCAGAAGAACAGCAAGCTGCAAACGATGAGTATAATGATAAAAGTGCATTTGGATCTATCTTTTCTTCTTGGGGAGATGCGCCAGATGGGTTTAGCGAAGAATTAAAAGAAATTACCTGGGCATTAGGTGCAGAATATATGTATCGCGATGTATTTGCTTTTAGAGCGGGATACTTTAATGAATCTGAAGAAAAAGGAGCGCGTAAATTTCTATCTCTAGGTGCAGGTTTCAGGTATAATATTGTAAATTTAGATATATCGTATTTATTTTCTACCTCGTCTGTTAGAAGTCCACTTGAAGGAACACTACGTTTTGGTCTTTCCTTTAATTTTGGAGACGAATATTACGACTAG
- the pdhA gene encoding pyruvate dehydrogenase (acetyl-transferring) E1 component subunit alpha has protein sequence MKKITKDVYLNWYEEMLFWRKFEDKLAQVYIQQKVRGFLHLYNGQEAILAGALHAMDLTKDKMITAYRNHVQPIGMGVDPKRVMAELYGKATGTSQGLGGSMHIFSKEHRFYGGHGIVGGQIPLGAGLAFADKYHKRDAVTLTFFGDGAARQGSLHETFNLAMLWKLPVVFCVENNGYAMGTSVERTANHTDIWKLGQGYEMPSGPVDAMNPIKVAEAMDEAITRARTGGGPTFLELKTYRYRGHSMSDAQKYRTKEEVAEYQKIDPITQILDIIKEKKHATDEEIAVIDKRVKDRVAECQKFAEESPFPEKNVMYDVVYEQDNYPFLSHKPQ, from the coding sequence ATGAAAAAGATAACCAAAGATGTTTACCTAAATTGGTACGAAGAAATGCTTTTCTGGAGAAAATTCGAGGATAAGTTAGCTCAAGTTTATATTCAACAAAAAGTAAGAGGTTTTTTACACTTATACAATGGTCAGGAAGCAATTTTGGCAGGAGCTTTACATGCTATGGATCTTACCAAGGATAAAATGATTACAGCATATCGTAATCACGTTCAGCCAATTGGTATGGGTGTAGATCCAAAACGAGTAATGGCAGAGTTGTATGGTAAAGCTACTGGTACTTCTCAAGGTTTAGGAGGATCAATGCATATTTTCTCAAAAGAACATCGATTTTATGGAGGACATGGAATTGTTGGAGGACAAATACCTTTAGGAGCAGGTTTGGCATTTGCAGATAAATATCATAAAAGAGATGCAGTAACGCTTACATTTTTTGGTGATGGAGCCGCTCGTCAAGGGTCATTACATGAAACTTTTAATCTGGCAATGTTATGGAAATTACCCGTAGTATTTTGCGTAGAGAATAATGGGTATGCTATGGGGACGTCTGTAGAAAGAACTGCAAACCATACAGATATTTGGAAATTAGGACAAGGATATGAAATGCCTTCTGGTCCGGTAGATGCAATGAATCCTATAAAAGTAGCAGAGGCTATGGATGAGGCAATAACAAGAGCAAGAACAGGTGGTGGTCCAACATTTTTAGAATTAAAAACATATCGATATAGAGGTCATTCTATGAGTGATGCGCAAAAATATCGTACAAAGGAAGAGGTAGCAGAATATCAAAAAATAGATCCAATAACTCAGATTTTGGATATTATTAAAGAGAAAAAGCACGCTACAGATGAAGAAATTGCGGTAATAGACAAACGAGTAAAGGATAGAGTTGCAGAATGTCAAAAGTTTGCCGAAGAATCACCATTCCCAGAGAAGAATGTGATGTATGACGTTGTATACGAACAGGATAATTATCCATTTTTATCACACAAACCACAATAA
- a CDS encoding M28 family metallopeptidase — MTKNILIILISILFINCKQGTIAQPQAKTAENASIEKTKVSDVAAIMNFLASDELKGRDTGSEGLEKAAKFIEEEFKKNKIVPYFETYRDAFDAKGTATYNVVGFLKGTDDELSKEFIILGAHFDHIGTGKEVNGDVIANGANDNAAGSSAVISLAKQFAQLKNNKRSILFVLFGAEERGLLGSAHLAEVLKEKNINVYAMVNFEMIGVPLNDKPYKAYITGYEVSNMAQKMNEYAGSELIGYLPKAKEFQLFRRSDNYPFYEQFKVPCQTISTFDFTNYDYYHHVDDEVSEMNFEFMTELINSCFPVLTKMANTSGKEIKLN, encoded by the coding sequence ATGACAAAGAACATATTGATCATCCTGATTTCGATTTTATTTATCAATTGTAAGCAAGGAACAATTGCTCAACCACAAGCTAAAACAGCAGAAAATGCTTCTATAGAAAAAACTAAAGTTTCTGATGTTGCAGCTATAATGAATTTTTTAGCTAGTGATGAGTTGAAAGGAAGAGATACTGGAAGCGAAGGTTTAGAAAAAGCCGCAAAATTTATAGAAGAAGAGTTTAAGAAAAATAAGATAGTACCATATTTTGAAACCTATAGAGATGCTTTTGATGCAAAAGGAACAGCAACATATAATGTTGTTGGATTTCTTAAAGGTACAGATGATGAGTTATCAAAAGAATTTATCATACTAGGAGCACATTTTGATCATATAGGTACAGGAAAAGAAGTTAACGGTGATGTAATTGCTAATGGCGCTAATGATAATGCAGCAGGAAGCAGTGCAGTAATTTCTCTGGCTAAACAATTTGCTCAATTAAAAAATAACAAACGTAGTATTCTTTTTGTGCTGTTTGGTGCAGAAGAAAGAGGATTGCTGGGGTCGGCACACCTTGCAGAGGTACTAAAAGAAAAGAATATTAATGTGTATGCTATGGTTAATTTTGAAATGATAGGAGTACCATTAAATGATAAGCCATATAAAGCCTATATCACAGGATATGAAGTGTCTAATATGGCTCAAAAAATGAATGAATATGCAGGATCGGAGCTGATAGGATATTTGCCAAAAGCCAAAGAATTTCAACTGTTTAGAAGAAGCGATAATTATCCATTCTATGAGCAATTTAAAGTGCCATGCCAGACGATCTCTACTTTCGATTTTACAAACTATGACTATTACCACCATGTAGATGATGAAGTATCTGAAATGAATTTTGAGTTTATGACAGAACTTATTAATAGTTGTTTTCCTGTACTTACAAAAATGGCAAATACTTCGGGTAAAGAAATTAAGTTAAATTAA
- a CDS encoding cytidine deaminase yields the protein MKKLLKSKRVKEIEIKSVLQVYDSFDELPGNIQELMQQSFAIRDKAYAPYSEFLVGAALLLENGEVVLGNNQENACYPSGLCAERTAIYYAGANFPEVPIVTMALSAKSLKYQLLTPTPPCGACRQAIAEYEVKQNMPIAIYFMGETGKVVKSSSLSNILPLIFDNSYL from the coding sequence ATTAAGAAATTACTAAAATCTAAACGTGTGAAAGAAATAGAAATAAAATCTGTCTTACAGGTATATGATTCATTTGATGAGTTACCAGGAAATATTCAGGAATTGATGCAGCAATCCTTTGCTATTAGAGATAAGGCGTATGCTCCTTACTCTGAGTTTTTGGTTGGAGCAGCACTTTTATTAGAGAATGGAGAGGTGGTTTTAGGAAATAATCAGGAAAATGCGTGTTATCCCTCGGGATTGTGCGCAGAACGTACGGCTATATATTATGCCGGAGCTAATTTCCCTGAGGTTCCTATTGTTACTATGGCACTTTCTGCTAAATCGTTAAAATATCAATTATTGACCCCGACACCTCCTTGCGGTGCATGTAGACAAGCAATAGCAGAATATGAGGTAAAACAAAATATGCCAATAGCTATTTATTTTATGGGAGAAACAGGAAAAGTAGTTAAATCATCTTCTTTATCTAATATATTACCGCTTATTTTTGATAATTCATATTTATAA